The Microscilla marina ATCC 23134 DNA segment GGGAGATGTATGCCTCTACAAAACCACTTTGGGAAACACCAAACAATAAAATCATTCACACAACAGTAGTCATCACATCATTTATCTATTCTTTAAAGCCCATTTTATTGGGGTACACATTTTTATCGCTGCCAAACTCGCCATACGATACACCTTCTGGGTAAGATACTTGAATTTTGTGATGAGCAAATGCCTCCATGATGGCTTTTCTTACCTGAAAATCAGTTGCCCAGAAATGTTCTTGAGGTACCTTCAAAAACACCTTGACCAGCACTGTGTGTGTGCCAAAGTTATTGACCCAGACAAAAGGTTCATCTTCTTTGATCACTTCTGGAATATCATAGGCGGTTTCTTTGACAATGTTTATGGCTTTGCCTAAGTTTTCGTGAAACGGCAATCGTATTTCAAACTCGATGCTTCTTATTTTGTTGGCCGACAGGTTATGAATGGGACTGGTCATGAGCATATTGTTAGGAATGGTGACTTGGGTTTGGTCAAATTTGCGAAGAATGGTGTGAAATATCTGTATTTCGGTGACATAGGCTCTATAATCCTTTATTTTTACCTCATCGCCCACTTTAAAGGGGCGAAAAACCATAATGAGTATGCCTGAAGCAAAATTGCTGAGGTTGCCTTGCAACGAAAGCCCTACAGCAAAGCCCATCGCCGCAATGATGCCTACCAGAGAGGTAGTTTCTATACCCACAATACCTGCAGCACTGGTAAGTAACAATATTTTGAGCCCAAACCCCACCAACGAGTCTAAAAAGGTTTTTACTTCTTGATTGATGGTGCTTGACCTGCCAAAGGTTCGGCTGGTC contains these protein-coding regions:
- a CDS encoding mechanosensitive ion channel family protein, translated to MKQINDYINQLVELTIGYAPKILLATLVLIIGLWLIRQVRTVTSRTFGRSSTINQEVKTFLDSLVGFGLKILLLTSAAGIVGIETTSLVGIIAAMGFAVGLSLQGNLSNFASGILIMVFRPFKVGDEVKIKDYRAYVTEIQIFHTILRKFDQTQVTIPNNMLMTSPIHNLSANKIRSIEFEIRLPFHENLGKAINIVKETAYDIPEVIKEDEPFVWVNNFGTHTVLVKVFLKVPQEHFWATDFQVRKAIMEAFAHHKIQVSYPEGVSYGEFGSDKNVYPNKMGFKE